A genome region from Oenanthe melanoleuca isolate GR-GAL-2019-014 chromosome 2, OMel1.0, whole genome shotgun sequence includes the following:
- the GUK1 gene encoding guanylate kinase isoform X1: protein MILGRMRGAGIARAVMQGPRPVVLSGPSGAGKSTLLKKLLKDYENVFGFSVSHTTRQPRPGEVNGKDYHFVTREEMQKEIDAGEFIEHAEFSGNMYGTSKGAVQAVQAQNQICVLDIDIQGVKNIKQTELNPIYISVQPPSIEILEKRLRDRKTETEESLQKRLTAARLDLELSKEPGLFDLVIINDDLEKAYSELKEVLLEEIKKTEESRKS, encoded by the exons TCATGCAGGGACCAAGGCCAGTGGTTCTGAGTGGCCCATCAGGTGCAGGGAAAAGCACTTTGTTAAAGAAATTGCTCAAAGATTATGAGAATGTCTTCGGCTTCAGCGTCTCCC ataCCACAAGGCAGCCAAGACCTGGAGAAGTGAATGGCAAAG atTATCACTTTGTAACCAGagaggaaatgcagaaagaaattgATGCTGGTGAATTTATTGAGCACGCAGAGTTCTCTGGGAATATGTACGGGACAAG taaaggagctgtgcaggctgtgcaggccCAGAACCAGATCTGTGTGCTGGACATTGACATTCAGGGCGTGAAGAACATCAAGCAGACGGAGCTGAACCCCATCTACATCTCGGTGCAGCCGCCCTCCATTGAGATCCTG GAGAAACGACTACGGGACCGAAAGACTGAGACCGAGGAGAGTTTACAGAAGCGTCTGACTGCAGCCCGTCTGGACCTGGAGCTCA GTAAAGAGCCTGGCCTGTTTGACCTGGTCATCATTAATGATGATTTAGAAAAGGCCTATTCTGAATTGAAGGAGGTGCTCCTGGAG GAAATCAAGAAGACGGAAGAATCCAGGAAGTCCTGA
- the GUK1 gene encoding guanylate kinase isoform X2 — translation MILGRMRGAGIARAVMQGPRPVVLSGPSGAGKSTLLKKLLKDYENVFGFSVSHTTRQPRPGEVNGKDYHFVTREEMQKEIDAGEFIEHAEFSGNMYGTSKGAVQAVQAQNQICVLDIDIQGVKNIKQTELNPIYISVQPPSIEILYIRQALFLVEFVEEEASSTRCQSPAERSHFQQYLEK, via the exons TCATGCAGGGACCAAGGCCAGTGGTTCTGAGTGGCCCATCAGGTGCAGGGAAAAGCACTTTGTTAAAGAAATTGCTCAAAGATTATGAGAATGTCTTCGGCTTCAGCGTCTCCC ataCCACAAGGCAGCCAAGACCTGGAGAAGTGAATGGCAAAG atTATCACTTTGTAACCAGagaggaaatgcagaaagaaattgATGCTGGTGAATTTATTGAGCACGCAGAGTTCTCTGGGAATATGTACGGGACAAG taaaggagctgtgcaggctgtgcaggccCAGAACCAGATCTGTGTGCTGGACATTGACATTCAGGGCGTGAAGAACATCAAGCAGACGGAGCTGAACCCCATCTACATCTCGGTGCAGCCGCCCTCCATTGAGATCCTG TACATCAGGCAGGCTCTGTTTCTCGTTGAGTTTGTGGAGGAGgaagccagcagcaccagatgccagagcccagcagagagaTCTCATTTCCAGCAGtacctggaaaaataa